In Plutella xylostella chromosome 8, ilPluXylo3.1, whole genome shotgun sequence, the genomic stretch ggtatagtaagcccaAAAGGCGGTGACTGAAatggtcattctgaacaaattttgttAAGGTTTGTTTATctcgaattttcaaaagttgtagaagaaaagttaTTCTGAATGAACCTCTGAGCTCTTTCGGCTTcctattctatttttttatggaACACCCTGTGGTAAGTGAGTCTCACCGTATCCCTTGTAGGTGCTCCCCTCGAGCGTGAGGTCCGCGCAGAAGCCGGGCGCCGCCTGCGGCCCGTAGTACTGCTGCTGCGCCGCCTCCACCTTGAATTGCTGGAACATGACACGACACGTCAAAGTGAGGCTATTCAGGTGGTCAGCTATCTATCTCAGCAACGGTAATGTGATGGCTGTTGGAGGGCATTTATAACTGGGGATTACGCGCCACGTTCTAAAGTTTGTATGAATGAAAACAGTTACCGTTTTACTTCTATCATAACCTTACTTTGACTGCAAGTCAAAAGTTTTATTATAGTTCCACTTTGAATGCGAGAAAAACCGAGATTGGGTAAGGCCGTCGGACACAGTGTTGCGGCGTTCCTAGGGAGGGCCACTGCCCATCATTGGGCGACTATTGTTTGATGATGAGGCTGATACTAATAAATCCTGTTCCATTATGAAGCCCAagattatgtataatatgacGAGCAATTCTGGATTTAAAATGCAGAGGAGTAAGAGTGCCGTCAAAAGACTTCCTCTGTGCCACTAGGCACGGTGGTGCTTACGTTGGCGAGCTGGTCGCCGCGGATCATCTCGTTGAGCACCATGAGCGCGTTCTTGGGCGACAGCAGCTTGCGCAGGCTCTCGttctgccgccgccgccgctccttGTTCGAGATCTTCTTCACTGCAGGACCAGGGGAGAACAGTCAGGGAGGTGGCCGGAAGCAGGGGGTGGGATGAAATGAAACGGCACAAATGTGGCCCTGCTTAAGTTTAATAGACAGTGGTGTTCAATTATAGTTTTTTGACAGCATGACGATAATAGGCTACTTAAACACATTGCACTATACTTGAATTTTAGTTACATTTGCTGCAGTTCCTATTGCATCTGATTCTCTTGCACCCTAAAAACAGTCAATATTTGTGGggtttacttataaatattgtactCATTACACCTAGAGCCTAGATAATCAATTTATAGATGTATGTGTACGTGGTGCGTACCTCCCATTAGCTTGTTCTTCATCcaggcggggcgcggggcgtcctccccccccgcgcccgcgcccgcctccAGCCCCGCCGGCCCCACCGCCGGCTTCATGTCCATGTCCTGATCCTGAACAACATATAACACATTACATAATGTTGGGTACACACAAACTTGCACCAATGAACAAATGCCAATGAAATCAGTTCGGTGAACaccaataataatacattccTTCAATTTCCTTTTATGTTGCTAACTCAGGATTACTACAAATATTGACATCAAATCGTGTGTTCCCAGCAAAGTGtggaatataaattatttcctTAGTAATTCTGACCTGGAGGAAGTTATTCTGTGTCTGCTGCTGCGGCGTGGGCGGCGCGATGGGCGCCGGCTGCTGCTGCGGGGTGTACATCTGCCCATACTGCTTGGTTTGCTGGACAACAGACAACTTGCATATTTCTTCACAATATTTAGCAAAGAACAACATAACAAAACATGTGGAAGTCTACAATTCACTAGCAATGTGTTATATTCAAGCTTGGTAGAAACTTGTCTAACTACTCAACTGTACTGGCCAAGTAATATTAGACAAATTAATGggacttacattgttgtagctGGTGGTATGAATGCGCAGTGTGGCCGGGGACGCCGCCGAAGACGCCCCGAGCTGCGAGGTGAGCCTTGTGGAACtgcgcgctcactcacatacacacacactctCACTTTTACTACATTCACACATCATGTCATTCATGCTATGGGAGAGAGCTCGCAATTTCCATTACAATCCGTTTTCCTGACATGTTGCTTACCCAGTACAAATGTTTTCAATAAATtagtattaaatttttcatggaCTTGCTGGATATAAAACtaacatgtaaaatttattttcagtctAAACCTATTGCTGAACTTATGCTGGGATATGACAATTGTACTGAACTCACACCTGCCAGGAATCCAGAGTAACTTACTGTCTACTTAAGTCTAGAGAACCCCTTATGTGCAAGAGGCAGGGCTGGCCTCAGGACCATAAATTATTCTCAAAGAGCAGCTACCCTCTGAGAGGCGCCCACCCACAACTACAGCACCACAGGCAGAGGACATTAACAATTTAGATCTGAGTGCATCAATTTACAATGCCTTTGGTGGAAGCCCAACATCGTGAGAGGCAACAAGCTCTGGAGTCAGTGCTCCGGTGCAACACCCCTCCCGATGTCAGTCACTAGTTGTCAAGGTGTTGGCACAGTCAGAAGGTATCTGGTGACTTTGCTGCCAGTACCAGGGCTCACGGGGGTCCCCATTGCGCTGTGATAACATATACAGTTCATTAACAACATTGTTAGAACATACTTATTAGGTTGGGAAGCAtaattacaatttatatgaattgtTTACCTCTCCCGCCGACACGAACTGGCCTGAGTTGAAGCGGCCAGAGTTGCGTGTGTTGTCTGAAACATGAGAAACATCATGAAAACAGCCTCTGAGCATAAGTAGGACTTGGCATGGACAGGTCAACAGTTacctatcataaaaataaaaaatctataaaaacaaacattgtcCCAGCTTGACCAGCTTTTGCCGGCTAACAGTCATGCATGATTGACAAAAGTTGAATGCACTGAGTTATAGCGAAAATCAATAATGAAAGCCGCAATCTAATAATAACGAACGAATTTATGACGAAAATTCGTTGTATATAGGTTGGTCCTATGAAAATTACTTGATAAACTTAAAACTTGCCAAGCATCACGGTGGAAATCGAAGGAAATACTATTACAAATGACTAAAACAAGAGTTGAGTTGATGGCAAATCAATAGCCGACaagaataattatgtacttacagttTCTGTTATTAAAAGACATTATCCCAAATAGTATCTAAAACTTGATCCTGAAATCCAAGTATAGCGAAGTCGTGGTAAATTTTCTTTCTGTTTTTGATcacaaaacacaaacaaaaaattgAAATTCCTGTCGgtcaaaacaaaatggccgcaATGCCACAGCCCACAGATTAAGGTAGTAATGACAAAATTGACAAATAAACATGCCAATAATCAGTGTTGCCAGTGTTGCCACCCAGTGTTGGTTTTAAGGCGCCGACACATtagcggacgcggctgtcagccgcgactgaTAGTTTGCATGGTCTTTTGGGACAGTTCGTGCCAGATCGCTCTCGGACGCTACACTACGCTGTTCAAACTATCGGACGTGGGTCGCGGACGTAACCTTGGCCTGACCTTAAGATCTGGCACGAGGCACGAACCGTCCGTCCCGAAAGACCGTGCACACTTATCAGTCGCGGAAGACAGCCGCGTCCGAAAATGTGTCGGCATTTTACTCACTCACAGACCAACTCGATTAGTTTTGAAGATTTTCATTTTAAGTCTGTGGTAAAGTTtgctctgtttttttttacaaatgctaattattttcaacaagtggtttattttatttaaagtaaagttttctagctttatttattaattattactgAATTAGATTGAATGTAGTAGTTGCTAAAGTAAAACATGCAGCCTGCAAGTTGAAACCCTACTAGAAGAAGGATGAAATTCATACAAGAGAATATGTGTGAACTACTGGTTTTGAGTTGTTATCATCGTTTAAACATGTAAGTAAATAGTTATTAGTTACACTGTCTTTAGTCTTACTATATCCATCATTAGCTAAATAAGGTCATGTTTGCTGTTATTAGCGGATGTAAACAGTCGAACACGACTCCAATTCTAAAGTAAACATGGACACAATGCTATCATTAAGTCACTTGTTTCTGACCATTATGTAGCAGTGGCAGTTCATGTGATTCACTATCCTTGCTTGTGTTACTTACAGGTGACAGTATAGAGTTGGGCAGCGATGTCGTCCGTGCACTGCGTGGTGGTGTGGGAGTGGCAGTGCGGGGGGCAGTGGCTGCCGCACTCGCCGGGCGTGTCCCGCACGCTAGAACGCGCGCACGCCAAGAAGCTGACCCGCGTGGTGCTGGCGGACGCCGAGCCCGCGCTGCGCGGACACTACGTCAACCTGCGGACACTCACACAGTCCTCCGACAATCCAGGTTTGTTTCTACACTTTTCCGCAGCTCTTGAGATCTGAAATGTAAATTTTGAGACAAATGTGTGATTATTTGTCTCCAAATCTGCTAGAAAATGACTATTCCCTAGAATCATGTCAGAACATGttagaagcgtccgtagtcgagcggatctctgtgatcgtaactgatcactgaggttaagctaaatctggcacggtcagccattggatgggtgaccgatttcaagtggttcttttctggacgtttctgtgcttcggacggcacgttaagccgtgggtcccggttgctgcttcggcagcagtcgttaagcctagtcagaggccttcgggcagcttgaaaacatctgaccattgggttgcccacttaccggacaactctctcagcacaagcttgcttgtgttggggtccaccaacccacacttggccagcgtggtggactaggcctaaacccttccttcattggaaggagacccgtgccccagcagtgggaacgtGATGGGTCAATGATGATGTCAGAATTTTACATTGATAGTCCTATGATTGTTAAGCACTTCTACAGTAAAGTTTGCTTGCAATTATTTAGTAACTACAATGACCAAACTTTTATTAATTGGATTTAGATCTCATTTCTACAATCATATAATACAACATTTGGTCAGGCTGACAAACATGCTTGTGTAAAACATTCTGTCAATTCAATTCTCATTGTTCCATTGCATGGATTGTTATTTACCACAGATATAGCATACTACAAGCCAGTGCTGGCTGAGAAATCTTCTTCTCTCTTCTTTCTAATGAGCTGGCGACATACACTAGAGCTAGACTAGACTAGGGTATGGTTTGTCACCATGATGAAAGTATTAGCCAGCTTGATTAGATTAAAACTAGTAAGAATAGTTATTGGAACTGTGTATTATATTACCCCTAACAGCTCTTCCGTCTCACCATCTATTCCATCTAACTTCCACACATGTATTATCTAGACGGTGGCGAGGGTGAGTCGGAGTGCGCGGTGCGGCGCGCGTGCTACAGCGTGCAgtcggcggcggggcgcggcgcgggctggGCGTGGAGCGCCGTCGCGCCGCCCCCGAGGCGGGCCGACCTGCACTATGAACCACTCTCCATGGAGGTAAGCACTTGGATATTAAACACTACACTATAGAGACTGACAACTCCGTTAGTGCCAATctcgccatagtgggttagagcataaccagggattattggttgacttttgacacattggttaagaatttaatatggagatgatgTGTGTTAGTCACACACAGTCAGAGagccacaaaaacaaaattgtgTGTGTAACTATAATTGATGAATTGATCATTCCCTGGCTACTACATATCTAACTTGTGTATCTAACCAACTTTGGCGAAATTAGAGCTAAACGTTATAACTCACAAAGAAGGTAGCTTTGgtacaataatattgataaTGTATGGTATGTCCATGTAATGGTAAATTTTCTAAATTGTTCTATTAGTTTGATTCTCCAGTTTTCCCATAGGATTTGTGTAAGAAAAAGTAGCCTTATGTCTAGTCAATCTCTTGTCTAACACTCCATCAACCAATTAGATCAATATTGGTTCATTGGTTAATTCACAAAGAGCTACAGAGTTACTTTCCCATTATCAAAAAATTTTGAATGCTTGACTCCAAGTACTATTTTGTTATCACACCTCCCCCCTCAGATCCAGTGCCACCTAGAAGAAGCATGGTCGATCGGCAGCGACGCAGTTTCCTTCGAGGGGTGGTCGGCGTCGCTGCAGCACATgacggcgcggcgcggcggcgcggtgcgGCTGCTGAGGCGCGCGCCGCAGCCGCCCTACCCGCTGGCCCGGtcggccgcgccgccgccgcccgtgcGGAGGCCGCAGGAGCATGTTGAAGGTATGGATAGATTTGCAGACCATACTTACACTGTTTTTTATGGGGAAAaaaaccaagtgaaacttTGAGAGCACCAGCGAGTGTGTCTTTCTTGTTCTGACCAAGTACATTGTTggggaaaaaaaaattgcgacTGAACCAACAAATTGTCGCCTAAGGCGCCATCTGTAATtagcttttagtttttctccCCATTTTTACTACATTCAACTATTGCAAATAAAATTCATGTCAATTATTCTTTTCTACAGCTCGTCGCGTCCACATTCCACAACAGCACACCGGCTCCAGTGTGCACTCTATCCAATCTGTCCGTTCTGTGCAATCTGGACATTCCATACAATCGGCTCACTCCATTCAATCGGGACACTCGATACAATCTGGCCATTCCATCCACTCTGCACACTCTATGCAGTCTGGTCACTCTGTACATTCTCAACAATCTGGGCACTCGGTGCAGTCGGCCCCGGCTGCTACAGTGAGGAGTAACAACACGCATCGCAGCGAGTCTCCCAAGGACAGGAAGCCCGGGCTCGCTAGACAGATACTTCACAACTTGAACATATTCAGTAAGTAGTCTTCAGGACGCGCGATTTGATTAATAAGCGTACATCCTGATgatatatgaaaataataatatttgccaacctccagtagtggagaggcacttgaagaagaagaagaagaaccgAAATCACATTTATCCAACTACCCCCCCTCCCCAGACCACACGAAGGCGTCGGCGAGCTCGGGCGTGTCGGACGGCGCGTCGGGCGACGAGCTGTCGGACgagccgcgcgcgcgccgccacaGCGTCGACACGGTCTCCACCTACCTGAGCCACGAGAGCACCCACACTGACCAGGTGACTAGCCGTGTACCATacacttagtatatactacgCCAGTAtatactaacccccttattcatagaaaagttacaatacgttttaactaataaactgttttgtccctctctgtcatagaacaaattgttcgttgtcggagagggacaaaacagtttattagttaaaacgttgtgtaacttttctatgaataagggggtaagtctaTGCCGTGTACTAGTatactacagggtgttgcaaaagtggtatactgaCTCAAAAGGTTGTGCATGGGATGACCCCCGAGCAACCttttttcggcttagtataccaattttgcaacagcctATACATTTGCCAGCGAGCTAAGCTCTCCAACATTTCAACATACTCAACACCTCAACATCATGCGAAAAAATAGAATGCTATTATCCGATAGTGTTCATAAATACAAGAGGCAAATGCCCTTTGTTATTAAAACCTATTGTTAATAGTTAGAACAATGCCTGTTAAAATACAGCAAAAGTTTTAGAATAAACAAATCTAAACATCCAAAACatctataaaatataagtttaagCACCCAAATATTACATTCacttatttattgtatttcgATAGTCGTAAACGTGTCAATAGCTCGcccaataattatattatcagTAAAGAATATACTGGGCAATAAAAATGAAGTGTCTGGAGTGCGGGGAGGGCTCCAAGTGTCGTTGTCACAAGAAATACGAGTCCAAAGCCATCAGCATCAAAGAGCCAAGCGCACGGAAACCTAAGAAAGTCACTTGGAAATGTAATCTATGCAGTCAGAGTCAGGTCTCGCTGCCTCCGAAGCTAGAGATATCTGTCGATGAGATTCTGAATCGATTCAACTCGCTGACGGAGGAAGTATCGGAGTTGGTCCGAGACATTCGCTCGATCTCGAGTGGGTTGGACGAGTTGAAGGTGACGTGCCGGTTCATGAACAACCAGCTGAGAGAGTTCACGTATGATCTGACGGGAGTGTGCGTCAGTAAGGATGACGTCGTAGTCGCTGACGAGGTATTGTGATTTCTGCCCCCATAGATaagtgaaataaatgtatttacgTAAAGGGTTCAAATTCTGTAACTCTTTACACTGCCACTGGATAGGTACATAGTTTACTATGTTTACTATGTACCTATCCAGTGGCAGtggaataatttaattttgtgtgtATATGACAGATTTGATGCTACAAAGCTAATTGCTACTTCCATTTTGTTATCCAATTAAAAGACGTTTGCGTATCGTTAGTACAGTATTTAACCATAACTCTCGCCCCCTACAGACGGCATCAGTGGGGTCTCTCCTGAACTGCAGCGCGGGGTCGGACGACGTGTTCGAGTGCCGCGACGAGGACCAGCCCGGCGACGAGGACGGGGCCATCGTCGGTgagtcccttcatcatcaccagccggCGTCATCTACTGCTGGATATAGGCGTCggccaaggagcgccacagcAGTCGGTCTTTTTCCTTCAGAGTCTAGCTAGATGCTACGGGCAGTTGCGGATCTAAGGTAGTCGGTTCAACGGGCCAGAAGACGTTTCAACTAACGTATACGTAGTTACGTAGTACTCGCACGTACAtactagtagtagtagtagtgtACGTACTAGTAGTACAATAAATGTGGTTGGATATGATTGTTCATTGGATTGATTCAGGAATCCGAAACGTTCGCGATATCACAGCATGGTGAAGTTACATACCTACGCATTAAGTTTCGAAGGAATGTGCTATTGATTCATTACCATTAGACTCCTGCGGCAGTCCGATGTTGAAGAACATGATCCTGAAGCAATTTGAAAGTGGTGTTGTTGGGCATTGATTTTTTACTCTGTTACTTTTACCAATTCTGATCCTATCTAACATGAAAACATCTCCCCCAGGTATCGACTCGGCCTCAGCCTCCCTCTCCGTCTTCGTCCGTTCCGTCTCCTGCGTGCAGTGGGGCGCGCTGTGCCCCGCGTGCCTGGCCCCCctcgcgccccccgcgccccccggccccgcccccgcgccgccccccgccgTCGCGCTAAGATGCACGCACACGCTGCATCTGCATTGTTTGAATAGGCTGTTGCAGCAACAGAGGGCTAACCAGGTTAGTGGCATCGACATATTTGCCTAAATTAGCGGTATTTTTCATGTTAAATCGAATGgtctataccttgtttcacggggaaagtcATCTTACAagacccttattacattcgaataagggtagtttttgtttgtatcagatgtctttccccgtgaaacaaggtacaTATAAGTAATTCATACATTAAAATGGTTGAAACATGTTACAGCTTTCTTTATTGATAGGTACTATAGGTCCCTAAAATTGCATTTATTCCCTATTTTTTCCATTCATTggcataattatattttctaaaACCTTCCTACCATCACCAGGAGCCGCTCCGCATCGAGTGCCTAGTCTGCGGGCGCGTGTACCGCTCGTCCCCTCCCCCCGCGGCCCCTTCGCCCCCCTCCCCGGCgccggcgggggcggcggggggcgcggggggcgagcAGCCGGCCGGCAGCATGGCCTGGGCGCTGCAGCCGGGCGCGCTGCCGGTGCAGCCGCCGCACCATCATCACATACTCGTCACTTACAAGTAAGTTGCAGTGAAGAAGATAATAGTAACTCgctactttgtaaaatatagcaaaattttattaaaaaatttatagttttaaaacGTAAACCAATTTTATTTACCAGGAATAAAGATCTGTCAATGAAAAGTCATAGGGCTCAACATATGCCAAATTTTACGTCTTATGACTCTCATAGCTAGGGCATATTTCCACTGCTGCTGGTATAAACTATGTCTTGCATGTGAATTCTTACTCTCCTGCAGCTATTGCGCGTGACGCTCGACAAGACGCTATAAAAGTTACTGTCAACTTAGTCACACTTGGCCAGAAAAGCGAGTTCGATCTCATTTTTTATGCCGCTGCTATTTTTTGTCAATTTACTAATAATATTCTGTCGACAGCATCCAGTTTCCTAAGTAGACGttagagttttttttactataactATACATAACTAACGTGCACATGTATGTGTCAGTTTCCAGTCGGGCGTGCAAGGCGCGCGGCACCCGGCGCCGGGGGCTCCGTACTACGCCGTGGGCTTCCCGAGACACTCGCTGCTGCCAGACACGCCGCAGGGGCGACAGGTGAGGGGGTACACAACACatgtacagttctcccatattaataatgcacatgcaaatcttcgcaaactgtcgtattcccggaaacacccgaatcattgaatcgtaagagccttaaacaaTGCACTTGGATTTTGCACCTtattcgaaagaaataggagtcaatatcatgtgtcacataatcgaaaacaattcgGGCTGTCGGCGGCTGTCACCAATCAGTCAAAGGTCCTTCAGTTCTTTggaattatatgtatagagctgttattacacatcgtttttggttttgttttcaaatgtgaatttcattgaaactttaataaaattatttttgatgacgccttattatgaaacaaattaaagaataaaatataatgtcacattgatagacttcactatgtaaataaagccacacccaaaagaccaagtttgtaattttaatattaatgtgaaatgatcagtgctgtaaatacttttgaactgagattcatccatctttacaaaTCAGCTTCAGCACTTGGAAAGtgctgtaacattttcgaagtaaattttaaattatgacaatattatgaattatcgaatcagaTTTCGTTATTGATAAATCAATATAtcttttagcaccaaatacacaattctactaaaattgcatgaagaaaatgcacttaaccactctaaatacatatagtttgctaacgctcgggaatacgaccgttaccgaacaatgacgaagatttctatgcgcattatcaattttggggaaccgAACTACTGGACTGTCTGTGCTAGCCGTGGGCTTCCCCAGACACTCACAGGTGAGAATAATAGACCCCTAGTTTATTACGGGGAATTATAAAAtgagcgaacaaaaaaaaaactttgcgactgatgatgacatactgttttaataacttgagcggtatgaatttgagtaagcgaaaaattaactaaactgacgacgaatattggtttataataaaatccagaacgagcttacaaaaagtggattgtgataaatccatttcagatataaaaaaattatccgAGTGACTtcattactaagtgagcgactggaaatacagagagggcaacttcaatattaagatagattcgatttttctaagtgaggttatacttagcgaactactaaaaagttcactttgagcaaagttttgtatgctgctttattaatgattattggttactgatattctgtttgagggcttatgttttttattttgatacgctttttaatgaaaactacagatttttaaatgcgCGTTTGGACTGCCAAAAATTATCGTGCGACTGTCCCGAATTTTTCAATAGATATGTATGCAAACACGTTTTGGAGCTAGCATTTCGGCT encodes the following:
- the LOC105388383 gene encoding protein deltex, with amino-acid sequence MSSVHCVVVWEWQCGGQWLPHSPGVSRTLERAHAKKLTRVVLADAEPALRGHYVNLRTLTQSSDNPDGGEGESECAVRRACYSVQSAAGRGAGWAWSAVAPPPRRADLHYEPLSMEIQCHLEEAWSIGSDAVSFEGWSASLQHMTARRGGAVRLLRRAPQPPYPLARSAAPPPPVRRPQEHVEARRVHIPQQHTGSSVHSIQSVRSVQSGHSIQSAHSIQSGHSIQSGHSIHSAHSMQSGHSVHSQQSGHSVQSAPAATVRSNNTHRSESPKDRKPGLARQILHNLNIFNHTKASASSGVSDGASGDELSDEPRARRHSVDTVSTYLSHESTHTDQTASVGSLLNCSAGSDDVFECRDEDQPGDEDGAIVGIDSASASLSVFVRSVSCVQWGALCPACLAPLAPPAPPGPAPAPPPAVALRCTHTLHLHCLNRLLQQQRANQEPLRIECLVCGRVYRSSPPPAAPSPPSPAPAGAAGGAGGEQPAGSMAWALQPGALPVQPPHHHHILVTYNFQSGVQGARHPAPGAPYYAVGFPRHSLLPDTPQGRQVLSLLRRAWEARLLFTVTRSQTTGREHVVSWRAPPPPACRQHYEPPRRPATHLATTIDALRSLLETNGNC